From Streptomyces sp. NBC_01754, a single genomic window includes:
- a CDS encoding DUF2252 domain-containing protein → MSGTDVTVPVRRTAAGRSRIPVVPGFARRPAGGGLGPGAARAASAKTAGKALRLAVPRASHSRLDLPADRPDAVRAVEESNQGRVPELIPIRVGRMVATPFAFLRGSAGLMAHDLTGTPVTGVGAQLCGDAHAANFGLYGDARGNLVIDLNDFDETVFGPWEWDLKRLATSLVLAGREAGADEETCRRGAYDTVGAYRRTMRLLARLPALDAWNAIAEEDLVSHTDARDLLGTLERVSAKARNNTSARFAARSTAEAEGGGRCFVDAPPVLRRVPDEEAAAVAAGLEGYLGTLPENRVPLLARYAIQDVAFRVVGTGSVGTRSYVVLLLDHRGEPLVLQVKEARPSALSPYLPSAGFGVPHVVHEGRRVVLGQKRMQVVSDILLGWAEVDGRPYQVRQFRNRKGGVDPAALAADEVDDYGRMTGALLARAHAHSADPRLLAGYCGKSSELDEAVAAFAVAYADRTEADHAELARAVRAGRTAAELGV, encoded by the coding sequence ATGAGCGGGACCGATGTGACGGTGCCGGTGCGGCGTACGGCGGCGGGGAGGTCCCGCATCCCGGTCGTACCCGGCTTCGCCAGGCGTCCGGCCGGAGGAGGGCTGGGGCCCGGGGCAGCCCGTGCGGCCTCCGCTAAGACAGCTGGGAAGGCGCTGCGGCTCGCGGTGCCGCGGGCGAGCCACAGCCGGCTGGACCTGCCCGCCGACCGGCCCGACGCGGTGCGGGCGGTCGAGGAGTCCAACCAGGGCAGGGTGCCGGAACTGATCCCGATCCGGGTGGGGCGCATGGTGGCCACCCCGTTCGCCTTTCTGCGCGGCTCGGCCGGACTGATGGCCCACGACCTGACGGGCACCCCGGTCACCGGCGTGGGCGCCCAGCTCTGCGGCGACGCGCACGCGGCCAACTTCGGGCTCTACGGTGACGCGCGCGGCAACCTGGTCATCGATCTCAACGACTTCGACGAAACCGTCTTCGGCCCGTGGGAGTGGGACCTCAAGCGACTGGCCACCTCGCTGGTCCTGGCAGGCCGTGAGGCCGGTGCGGACGAGGAGACCTGCCGCCGGGGCGCCTACGACACGGTGGGCGCCTACCGGCGCACCATGCGGCTGCTGGCCCGGTTGCCCGCCCTGGACGCCTGGAACGCCATCGCGGAGGAGGACCTCGTCTCCCACACGGACGCCCGCGATCTGCTGGGGACGCTGGAGCGGGTGTCGGCCAAGGCCCGCAACAACACCAGCGCACGTTTCGCGGCCAGGTCGACCGCGGAGGCCGAGGGCGGCGGCCGGTGCTTCGTCGACGCGCCGCCGGTCCTGCGCCGGGTGCCGGACGAGGAGGCGGCTGCTGTGGCGGCGGGCCTCGAGGGGTATCTCGGGACGCTGCCGGAGAACCGTGTTCCGCTGCTCGCCCGGTATGCGATCCAGGATGTGGCGTTCCGGGTGGTCGGTACGGGCAGCGTGGGAACCCGGTCGTACGTGGTGCTGCTGCTCGACCACCGTGGTGAGCCCCTGGTTCTCCAGGTGAAGGAGGCCCGCCCCTCCGCGCTTTCCCCGTACCTCCCGTCGGCTGGATTCGGTGTGCCGCACGTGGTGCACGAGGGGCGCCGAGTGGTCCTCGGCCAGAAGCGGATGCAGGTGGTGAGCGACATACTGCTCGGCTGGGCCGAGGTGGACGGCAGGCCCTACCAGGTACGGCAGTTCCGTAACCGCAAGGGCGGCGTGGACCCGGCCGCACTGGCGGCGGACGAGGTCGACGACTACGGGCGGATGACCGGGGCACTGCTGGCGCGCGCACACGCGCACAGTGCCGACCCCCGGCTGCTCGCGGGCTACTGCGGGAAGAGTTCCGAGCTGGACGAGGCGGTCGCCGCCTTCGCGGTGGCCTACGCGGACAGGACGGAGGCGGACCACGCGGAGTTGGCACGGGCCGTGAGAGCGGGCCGGACGGCCGCCGAGCTCGGGGTGTGA
- a CDS encoding FHA domain-containing protein FhaB/FipA — MSELTLTVMRLGFLAVLWLFVIVAVQVIRSDLFGTRVTQRGSRRTAADARPQQGRQQQTAPPQQRQQSGRQRRGAPTKLVVSEGTLTGTTVALQGQTITLGRAHDSTIVLDDDYASSRHARIYPDRDGQWIVEDLGSTNGTYLDRARLTTPTPVPLGAPIRIGKTVIELRK, encoded by the coding sequence ATGTCAGAGCTGACCCTGACGGTCATGCGGCTAGGTTTCCTGGCCGTTCTGTGGCTATTCGTGATCGTGGCCGTCCAGGTCATTCGCAGCGACCTGTTCGGAACGCGTGTCACGCAGCGCGGCTCACGCCGCACCGCTGCCGACGCGCGCCCCCAGCAGGGCCGCCAACAGCAGACGGCGCCGCCTCAGCAGCGTCAGCAGTCCGGACGCCAGCGGCGCGGGGCACCCACCAAGCTGGTCGTCTCCGAGGGCACCCTCACCGGCACCACGGTCGCTCTCCAGGGGCAGACCATCACCCTGGGCCGGGCGCACGACTCGACCATCGTGCTGGACGACGACTACGCGTCCAGCAGGCATGCCAGGATCTACCCGGACCGGGACGGCCAATGGATCGTCGAGGACCTCGGGTCCACCAACGGCACCTATCTCGACCGGGCCCGGCTCACCACGCCGACACCTGTTCCGCTGGGCGCGCCGATCCGCATCGGCAAGACCGTCATCGAGCTGCGGAAGTAG
- a CDS encoding PP2C family protein-serine/threonine phosphatase translates to MSLSLRFAAGSHKGMIREGNEDSGYAGPRLLAIADGMGGQAAGEVASSEVISTLVQLDDDVPGSDILTSLGTAVRRANDQLRVMVEEDPQLEGMGTTLTALLWTGQRLGLVHVGDSRAYLLRDGVLTQITQDHTWVQRLVDEGRITEEEATTHPQRSLLMRALGSGDHVEPDLSIREVRAGDRYLICSDGLSGVVSHQTMEETLASYQGPQETIQDLIQLALRGGGPDNITCIVADVLDVDSGDTLAGQLNDTPVVVGAVAENQAAQLNDGRAMETPAGRAAGLGRTVPPPAGGFGPPGSGDDLGYGSGPDDAFDSYTDDDFVKPRGGRRWLKRSIYLVLALAVIGGGVYGGYRWTQTQFYVGVENDNVALFRGISQDLAWVDLSKVEESTTIELKYLPPYQRKQVEATIAEGNLADARKKVGELEVQASACKKDAQRRAAEAEAAKSQDADADSTSATSPDEASKKTATPTPGPSLSEEEKKLVPQCGKQ, encoded by the coding sequence ATGAGCTTGTCCCTGCGCTTCGCCGCCGGATCGCACAAGGGCATGATCCGGGAGGGCAACGAGGACTCGGGTTACGCCGGCCCCCGCCTCCTGGCCATCGCCGACGGCATGGGCGGCCAGGCGGCCGGCGAGGTCGCCAGCTCCGAGGTGATCTCCACCCTCGTCCAGCTCGATGACGACGTGCCGGGCTCCGACATCCTCACCTCGCTCGGTACGGCGGTCCGGCGGGCCAACGACCAACTGCGCGTCATGGTCGAGGAGGACCCCCAGCTGGAGGGCATGGGCACCACGCTCACCGCCCTGCTCTGGACCGGTCAGCGCCTCGGCCTCGTGCACGTCGGCGACTCCCGCGCGTACCTCCTGCGCGACGGCGTGCTGACACAGATCACCCAGGACCACACCTGGGTGCAGCGCCTCGTCGACGAGGGCAGGATCACCGAGGAGGAAGCCACCACCCATCCGCAGCGCTCACTGCTGATGCGGGCACTGGGCAGCGGCGACCATGTGGAGCCCGACCTCTCCATCCGCGAGGTCCGCGCCGGCGACCGCTATCTGATCTGCTCCGACGGGCTCTCCGGTGTCGTCTCGCACCAGACGATGGAAGAGACCCTGGCCAGCTACCAGGGCCCGCAGGAGACCATCCAGGACCTCATCCAGCTCGCCCTGCGCGGCGGCGGCCCCGACAACATCACCTGCATCGTCGCCGACGTCCTGGACGTCGACAGCGGTGACACCCTCGCCGGGCAGCTCAACGACACCCCGGTCGTCGTGGGCGCCGTCGCCGAGAACCAGGCCGCCCAGCTGAACGACGGGCGGGCCATGGAGACGCCCGCCGGTCGCGCCGCCGGTCTCGGCCGCACCGTCCCGCCGCCCGCCGGAGGCTTCGGTCCGCCCGGCAGCGGCGACGACCTCGGCTACGGCTCCGGCCCGGACGACGCCTTCGACTCGTACACCGACGACGACTTCGTCAAACCGCGCGGCGGCCGCAGGTGGCTGAAGCGCTCGATCTACCTCGTGCTGGCGCTGGCCGTCATCGGCGGTGGCGTCTACGGCGGCTACCGCTGGACTCAGACCCAGTTCTACGTGGGTGTCGAGAACGACAACGTCGCGCTCTTCCGGGGGATCAGCCAGGACCTCGCCTGGGTGGATCTCTCGAAGGTCGAGGAGAGCACCACGATCGAACTGAAGTACCTCCCGCCCTACCAGCGCAAGCAGGTCGAGGCGACCATCGCCGAGGGCAACCTCGCCGACGCCCGCAAGAAGGTCGGCGAACTCGAGGTGCAGGCCTCCGCCTGCAAGAAGGACGCCCAGCGCCGCGCGGCCGAGGCGGAAGCCGCCAAGAGCCAGGACGCCGACGCCGACAGCACTTCCGCCACGTCCCCCGACGAGGCGTCCAAGAAGACCGCGACTCCCACTCCCGGCCCCAGCCTCTCGGAGGAAGAGAAGAAGCTGGTCCCGCAGTGCGGTAAGCAGTAA
- a CDS encoding peptidoglycan D,D-transpeptidase FtsI family protein, with product MNKPLRRVAMFCGILVLALLVRTNYLQYVRADELSTNEHNRRVQIERYAHQRGDIIVDGEPVTGSVETTDSDFTYKRVWKDGAMWAPVTGYSSQAFDSSQLENLEDGILTGNSDQLFFDRTLSMFTGEKQTGGNVVTTLDAAAQKAAFEGLGGKKGAVAALDPRTGAILALASTPSYDPSVFAGNSLKDSDARQKLLDDKDKPMLNRALRETYPPGSTFKVVTAAAALENGLYTDIDAETESPLPWRLPQSTNLLQNEGSIPCENASLREALRWSCNTVFGKMSDDLGNDKMIEQADKFGFNKEVFTPVRADASVYPKDNEPQNAMAGIGQASNRATPLQMAMVASAIANDGKLMQPYMVAERQAPNLDVIYTHDKEQLSRPLSAENAQKIQQMMETVVENGTGTRAQIDGVTVGGKTGTAQHGLNNSEKPYAWFISYAKTDSGSPVAVAVVVEDGEANRDDITGGGLAAPIAKSVMKAVLDGNK from the coding sequence ATGAACAAGCCGCTCCGCCGGGTCGCGATGTTCTGCGGGATCCTCGTGCTGGCTCTGCTCGTACGGACCAACTACCTCCAGTACGTCCGCGCCGACGAGCTGAGCACCAACGAACACAACCGCCGCGTCCAGATCGAGCGGTACGCGCACCAGCGGGGCGACATCATCGTCGACGGAGAACCGGTCACCGGTTCCGTCGAGACCACGGACAGCGACTTCACCTACAAACGGGTCTGGAAGGACGGCGCCATGTGGGCGCCCGTCACCGGCTACTCCTCGCAGGCCTTCGACTCCTCGCAGCTGGAGAACCTCGAGGACGGCATCCTCACCGGCAACAGCGACCAGTTGTTCTTCGACCGGACGCTCTCGATGTTCACCGGCGAGAAGCAGACCGGCGGAAACGTCGTCACCACCCTCGACGCCGCCGCCCAGAAGGCCGCCTTCGAGGGGCTCGGCGGCAAGAAGGGCGCCGTCGCCGCGCTCGACCCGCGGACGGGCGCGATCCTGGCACTGGCCAGCACCCCCTCGTACGACCCCTCGGTCTTCGCGGGCAACTCCCTCAAGGACTCGGACGCCCGGCAGAAGCTCCTGGACGACAAGGACAAGCCGATGCTGAACCGGGCCCTGCGGGAGACCTACCCGCCCGGCTCGACGTTCAAGGTCGTCACGGCCGCGGCGGCGCTGGAGAACGGCCTCTACACCGACATCGACGCCGAGACGGAGTCCCCGCTGCCCTGGCGGCTCCCACAGTCGACCAACCTGCTCCAGAACGAGGGCAGCATCCCGTGCGAGAACGCCTCGCTCCGGGAGGCCCTGCGCTGGTCCTGCAACACGGTCTTCGGCAAGATGAGCGACGACCTCGGCAACGACAAGATGATCGAGCAGGCCGACAAGTTCGGCTTCAACAAAGAGGTCTTCACCCCGGTCCGCGCCGACGCCAGCGTCTACCCGAAGGACAACGAGCCGCAGAACGCCATGGCGGGCATCGGCCAGGCGTCCAACCGCGCCACCCCTCTCCAGATGGCCATGGTGGCCTCGGCGATCGCCAACGACGGCAAGCTCATGCAGCCGTACATGGTCGCCGAACGGCAGGCACCCAACCTGGACGTCATCTACACGCACGACAAGGAGCAGCTCAGCCGTCCCCTCTCGGCGGAGAACGCCCAGAAGATCCAGCAGATGATGGAGACCGTCGTCGAGAACGGGACGGGAACCAGGGCGCAGATCGACGGCGTCACTGTCGGTGGCAAGACCGGAACCGCGCAGCACGGCCTCAACAACAGCGAGAAGCCGTACGCCTGGTTCATCTCGTACGCCAAGACCGACAGCGGCTCACCGGTCGCCGTCGCCGTGGTCGTCGAGGACGGCGAGGCCAACCGGGACGACATCACCGGAGGCGGCCTGGCCGCACCGATCGCCAAGAGTGTGATGAAGGCCGTACTCGACGGAAACAAGTGA
- the pknB gene encoding Stk1 family PASTA domain-containing Ser/Thr kinase: MEEPRRLGGRYELGSVLGRGGMAEVYLAHDTRLGRTVAVKTLRADLARDPSFQARFRREAQSAASLNHPAIVAVYDTGEDYVDGVSIPYIVMEYVDGSTLRELLHSGRRLLPERILEMTVGILQALEYSHRAGIVHRDIKPANVMLTRTGQVKVMDFGIARAMGDSGMTMTQTAAVIGTAQYLSPEQAKGEQVDARSDLYSTGCLLYELLAVRPPFVGDSPVAVAYQHVREEPQPPSTFDPEITPAMDAIVLKALTKDPDYRYQSADEMRADIEACLDGQPVAAAAAMGAGGYGGYDGYGNDQPTTAMHPADPNGAPTSMLPPVNPDDGGYDDRTGRRRQQKKSNTSTILLVVAGILVLVGAILIGRIVFSGDDVGKEVPSPKLVGTTVKQAQSYADTSEVVLKIGSEEPCEEQAEGKICSQDPAAGETMKKGDTVTVVVSTGAPDVEVPDVLEKSETSARKYLEDKGFTVKVKSIESDSTPDTVIEQDPGPLEKAKKESEVTITVAKEKLLDLPVVNRSFDDAVDQLKRIGFTNISSQEADSDEPQGTVVGQTPEGPSRQAKDTQIVLRVSKGPAQPEQVPVPDLQHKTLGEAKAALAEAGLQIVVTGPGDDNAKVFGFQPQAGQMVDKDSTVTVRTLPGGDGGIFGGRSGSSD, encoded by the coding sequence ATGGAAGAGCCGCGTCGCCTCGGCGGCCGGTACGAGCTGGGCTCGGTGCTCGGCCGTGGTGGCATGGCCGAGGTCTACCTCGCGCACGACACCCGGCTCGGCCGCACCGTAGCTGTGAAGACGCTGCGGGCCGATCTCGCCCGCGACCCGTCCTTCCAGGCCCGGTTCCGCCGGGAGGCCCAGTCGGCCGCCTCGCTCAACCACCCGGCGATCGTCGCCGTCTACGACACCGGCGAGGACTACGTCGACGGTGTGTCCATCCCGTACATCGTGATGGAGTACGTCGACGGCTCCACGCTCAGAGAGCTGCTGCACTCAGGCCGCCGGCTGCTGCCGGAGCGCATCCTGGAGATGACGGTCGGGATCCTCCAGGCACTGGAGTACTCGCACCGCGCCGGGATCGTCCACCGCGACATCAAGCCGGCGAACGTCATGCTGACCCGCACCGGCCAGGTCAAGGTCATGGACTTCGGCATCGCCCGGGCCATGGGTGACTCCGGCATGACGATGACCCAGACCGCGGCCGTCATCGGCACCGCCCAGTACCTCTCCCCGGAGCAGGCCAAGGGCGAGCAGGTCGACGCGCGCTCCGACCTGTACTCCACCGGCTGTCTGCTCTACGAACTCCTCGCGGTACGGCCGCCGTTCGTCGGGGACTCGCCCGTCGCGGTGGCCTACCAGCACGTACGCGAGGAGCCTCAGCCGCCGAGCACCTTCGACCCCGAGATCACGCCCGCGATGGACGCGATCGTGCTGAAGGCGCTCACCAAGGACCCCGACTACCGCTACCAGTCGGCCGACGAGATGCGCGCCGACATCGAAGCCTGCCTCGACGGCCAGCCGGTCGCCGCCGCGGCGGCGATGGGCGCCGGGGGGTACGGAGGCTACGACGGTTACGGCAACGACCAGCCCACCACGGCCATGCACCCGGCGGACCCGAACGGCGCCCCGACCTCCATGCTGCCCCCGGTCAATCCGGACGACGGCGGCTACGACGACCGTACGGGCCGCCGGCGCCAGCAGAAGAAGAGCAACACCTCGACGATCCTGCTGGTCGTCGCCGGCATCCTGGTACTGGTCGGCGCGATCCTGATCGGCCGCATCGTCTTCTCCGGCGACGACGTCGGCAAAGAGGTCCCGTCGCCGAAGCTGGTGGGCACCACGGTCAAGCAGGCGCAGAGCTACGCGGACACCTCCGAGGTCGTCCTCAAGATCGGCTCCGAGGAACCGTGCGAGGAGCAGGCCGAGGGCAAGATCTGCAGTCAGGACCCCGCCGCGGGCGAGACGATGAAGAAGGGCGACACCGTCACCGTCGTCGTCTCCACCGGCGCACCCGACGTCGAGGTGCCCGACGTCCTGGAGAAGTCGGAGACCAGTGCCCGGAAGTACCTGGAGGACAAGGGCTTCACGGTGAAGGTGAAGTCGATCGAGTCCGACAGCACACCCGACACGGTCATCGAGCAGGATCCGGGGCCCCTCGAGAAGGCCAAGAAGGAGTCCGAGGTCACGATCACCGTGGCCAAGGAGAAGCTGCTGGACCTGCCGGTCGTCAACCGGTCCTTCGACGACGCGGTGGACCAGCTCAAGCGCATCGGCTTCACCAACATCTCCTCGCAGGAAGCCGATTCGGACGAACCGCAGGGCACGGTCGTCGGCCAGACCCCGGAGGGTCCGAGCAGGCAGGCCAAGGACACCCAGATCGTCCTGAGGGTCTCCAAGGGCCCCGCCCAGCCGGAGCAGGTGCCGGTGCCGGACCTGCAGCACAAGACACTC
- a CDS encoding FtsW/RodA/SpoVE family cell cycle protein, with amino-acid sequence MSVVTNTTTIGAIDAPSRRNTELALVAFAVLISVFAYANVGLALNGELPAGMLGYGLGLALLGGIGHLAVRRFARYSDPLLLPLATLLNGLGLALIWRLDQSERLNALPSFAPAASKQLIFSAFGVALFVGVLLLLKDHRILQRYTYISMVVALVLLVLPMFFPAQFGAKIWITIPGVGSLQPAEFSKIIIAVFFSGYLMVKRDALALASRRFMGMYLPRGRDLGPILVIWAISILILVFETDLGTSLLFFGMFVVMLYVATERTSWIVFGLLMSAVGAVGVATFEKHVQDRVTAWLDPFAGWNTHGPSEQMAQVLMSFGSGGTLGTGLGQGHSDLILFAANTDFILATVGEELGLAGMMAFLLLYGLIVERGVRTALAARDPFGKLLAIGLSGAFAIQVFVVAGGVMGLIPLTGMTMPFLAAGGSSVIANWALIGILIRISDTARRPAPSPAPSPDAEMTQVVRP; translated from the coding sequence ATGAGCGTTGTCACCAACACCACCACCATCGGCGCGATCGACGCACCCAGCCGCCGCAACACCGAGCTGGCACTGGTCGCCTTCGCGGTACTGATCTCGGTCTTCGCGTACGCCAACGTGGGCCTCGCCCTCAACGGCGAACTGCCCGCCGGCATGCTCGGATACGGGCTGGGCCTCGCCCTGCTCGGCGGCATAGGGCACTTGGCGGTCCGCCGGTTCGCCCGGTACTCGGACCCGCTGCTGCTGCCGCTGGCGACCCTGCTCAACGGGCTGGGGCTCGCGCTCATCTGGCGCCTGGACCAGTCGGAGCGGTTGAACGCGCTGCCCAGCTTCGCGCCCGCCGCCTCGAAGCAGTTGATCTTTTCGGCGTTCGGGGTGGCCCTGTTCGTCGGTGTGCTGCTCCTCCTCAAGGACCACCGCATCCTCCAGCGCTACACCTACATCTCCATGGTCGTGGCGCTGGTCCTGCTCGTCCTGCCGATGTTCTTCCCCGCGCAGTTCGGCGCGAAGATCTGGATCACCATCCCGGGTGTCGGATCACTCCAGCCCGCCGAGTTCTCCAAGATCATCATCGCCGTCTTCTTCTCCGGCTATCTCATGGTCAAGCGCGACGCCCTGGCCCTGGCCAGCCGCCGTTTCATGGGCATGTACCTCCCCCGCGGGCGTGACCTCGGGCCGATCCTGGTGATCTGGGCGATCTCGATCCTCATCCTGGTCTTCGAGACGGACCTCGGAACCTCGCTGCTGTTCTTCGGCATGTTCGTCGTCATGCTGTACGTGGCGACCGAGCGCACCAGCTGGATCGTGTTCGGCCTGCTGATGTCCGCCGTCGGCGCGGTCGGTGTCGCCACCTTCGAGAAGCACGTCCAGGACCGTGTGACCGCCTGGCTCGACCCGTTCGCCGGCTGGAACACGCACGGCCCCAGTGAGCAGATGGCACAGGTCCTGATGTCGTTCGGGTCCGGCGGCACACTCGGCACCGGGCTGGGCCAGGGCCACTCCGACCTGATCCTGTTCGCGGCCAACACCGACTTCATCCTGGCCACCGTGGGCGAGGAACTCGGCCTCGCGGGCATGATGGCGTTCCTCCTGCTGTACGGCCTGATCGTCGAACGCGGTGTACGCACCGCGCTCGCCGCCCGCGACCCGTTCGGCAAGCTTCTGGCGATCGGTCTCTCCGGGGCCTTCGCCATCCAGGTCTTCGTGGTCGCCGGCGGTGTCATGGGCCTCATCCCGCTGACGGGTATGACCATGCCCTTCCTCGCGGCCGGTGGTTCGTCCGTGATCGCCAACTGGGCGCTGATCGGCATCCTGATCCGGATCAGCGACACCGCCCGCCGCCCGGCGCCGTCCCCCGCGCCGTCCCCGGACGCCGAGATGACCCAGGTGGTCCGACCATGA
- a CDS encoding DUF3662 and FHA domain-containing protein, with protein sequence MGVMKRFEQRLEGLVNGTFAKVFKSEVQPVEIAGALQRECDNNATIWNRERTVVPNDFIVELSTPDYERLSPYSGQLGDELSGLVRDYAKQQRYTFMGPIKVHLEKADDLDTGLYRVRSRTLASSTSQQQGRPGGPSPHAQPNPPATPQGPGGHGYPPSAPPPMPATPPPGGRTGGPAGDWRPQPASAPAPDAQVRRWIEINGTRHQISRPTLVMGRSTDADVRIDDPGVSRRHCEIRTGTPSTIQDLGSTNGIVVDGQHTTRATLRDGSRIVVGSTTIVYRQAEG encoded by the coding sequence ATGGGAGTCATGAAGCGTTTCGAGCAGCGTCTCGAAGGTCTGGTCAACGGCACCTTCGCCAAGGTCTTCAAGTCCGAGGTGCAGCCGGTCGAGATCGCGGGCGCCCTCCAGCGCGAGTGCGACAACAACGCGACGATCTGGAACCGCGAGCGGACCGTCGTGCCCAACGACTTCATCGTCGAACTGAGCACCCCCGACTACGAACGCCTCAGCCCGTACTCCGGCCAGCTCGGCGACGAACTGTCCGGCCTCGTCCGGGACTACGCCAAGCAGCAGCGGTACACCTTCATGGGGCCGATCAAGGTCCACCTGGAGAAGGCGGACGACCTCGACACCGGTCTCTACCGTGTCCGCAGCCGGACCCTCGCGTCGAGTACGTCACAACAGCAGGGCCGGCCCGGCGGTCCCTCCCCCCATGCCCAGCCGAACCCGCCCGCCACCCCGCAGGGGCCGGGCGGTCACGGCTACCCGCCGAGCGCCCCTCCGCCCATGCCCGCGACCCCGCCGCCGGGCGGGCGCACCGGAGGACCGGCCGGCGACTGGCGTCCCCAGCCCGCGTCCGCACCCGCGCCGGACGCCCAGGTGCGACGCTGGATCGAGATCAACGGCACCCGCCATCAGATCTCCCGCCCGACGTTGGTGATGGGACGAAGCACCGACGCCGACGTGCGGATCGACGACCCCGGCGTATCGCGCCGGCACTGTGAGATCCGGACCGGAACGCCCTCGACGATCCAGGATCTCGGGTCCACCAACGGCATCGTGGTGGACGGACAGCACACCACCCGCGCTACGCTCCGCGACGGCTCGCGGATCGTCGTGGGCAGCACCACCATCGTTTACCGGCAAGCCGAAGGGTGA